Proteins encoded in a region of the Benincasa hispida cultivar B227 chromosome 2, ASM972705v1, whole genome shotgun sequence genome:
- the LOC120072130 gene encoding uncharacterized protein LOC120072130 has protein sequence MDQEERTLETISHSETSTSNAGKPEVPLNAPFLRRLMKKNDEHQFKRFLELLKQLHINIPLIEALEQMPTYVKNSKDILTKKRRVSEKEVIVLTQECNTLVSNNLPKKQKDPGSFTVPCSIGGLDVGHALCDLGASINLMPLSIFKKLGSGEAQPTSVTLQLADRIIKYPEGKIENVLVKVDNIIFPADFIILDYEADREVPIILGRPFLATGKVLIDVYKGELTMCVDNEEVKFNVLNALKFLDSEDCQLNSIELPEEKTYVCEVLMLEESLKESEPPSQ, from the coding sequence ATGGATCAGGAAGAAAGAACGCTCGAGACCATAAGCCATTCAGAAACCAGTACGTCTAACGCGGGAAAGCCTGAGGTGCCGCTGAACGCACCATTCCTTAGGcgtctgatgaagaagaatgatgaacatcAATTCAAGCGCTTTCTTGAGCTCCTAAAGCAACTGCACATCAACATTCCACTTATAGAGGCTTTGGAGCAGATGCCAACATATGTAAAAAATTCTAAGGACATTTTGACGAAGAAGAGAAGAGTCAGTGAGAAGGAAGTGATAGTGCTAACGCAGGAATGTAACACGTTAGTAAGCAACAATCTACCAAAGAAGCAAAAGGACCCTGGGAGCTTCACAGTTCCTTGTTCGATAGGAGGATTGGATGTGGGTCATGCGTTGTGCGATCTAGGAGCCAGCATTAATCTCATgccactttcaatttttaagaaattggggAGTGGTGAAGCACAACCTACTTCTGTCACCCTTCAGCTCGCTGACAGAATAATTAAGTACCCAGAAGGGAAGATTGAAAATGTTTTGGTGAAGGTTGACAATATCATATTCCCAGCAGACTTTATTATCTTGGACTATGAAGCAGATAGGGAGGTACCAATTATCCTTGGACGCCCCTTCTTGGCTACCGGGAAAGTTTTAATTGACGTGTATAAAGGTGAATTAACTATGTGCGTGGACAATGAAGAGGTAAAGTTTAATGTGCTCAACGCATTAAAGTTCCTAGATAGTGAAGATTGTCAACTAAACAGTATTGAGTTGCCTGAAGAAAAGACTTATGTATGTGAGGTCCTCATGTTGGAGGAGAGCCTGAAGGAATCAGAGCCGCCAAGTCAGTGA